One Malus sylvestris chromosome 14, drMalSylv7.2, whole genome shotgun sequence DNA segment encodes these proteins:
- the LOC126599334 gene encoding pyrroline-5-carboxylate reductase-like, whose product MEAVPIPTETYKLGFVGAGKMAESIARGIVRSGVLPPNRIATFHPDASRRQSFESFGVHLLSKNDDVVEESDVVIFSVKPQVVKDVVLQLRPLLSRKKLLVSIAAGVKLKDLQEWAGHSRFIRVMPNTPSAVGAAASVLSLGGGATEQDGDLIAKVFSSIGKTWKADEKYFDAVTGLSGSGPAYIYLAIEALADGGVAAGLPRELALGLASQTVFGAASMACHTGKHPGQLKDDVTSPGGTTIAGVHELEKGGFRGILMNAVVAAAKRSQEFSKS is encoded by the exons ATGGAGGCGGTACCCATCCCGACGGAAACATACAAGCTAGGGTTTGTCGGAGCTGGTAAAATGGCCGAGAGCATCGCCAGAGGAATCGTCCGATCGGGCGTTCTCCCTCCCAATCGCATCGCTACCTTCCACCCTGACGCCAGTCGACGCCAATCCTTCGAGTCCTTCGGAGTCCATCTCCTCTCCAAAAACGACGAC GTGGTCGAAGAGAGTGACGTCGTCATTTTCTCGGTCAAACCTCAAGTTG TTAAAGATGTAGTTTTGCAGTTGAGGCCGCTGCTTTCCAGGAAGAAGCTGCTTGTTTCAATTGCTGCTGGTGTCAAATTGAAAGATCTGCAG GAATGGGCAGGTCACAGCCGATTTATTAGGGTAATGCCAAATACTCCTTCAGCTGTCGGTGCAGCAGCTTCAG TTTTGAGCTTGGGAGGAGGTGCAACAGAACAAGATGGGGACCTCATAGCTAAAGTATTTAGTTCAATAGGCAAGACATGGAAAGCTGATGAAAAATACTTCGACGCAGTTACTGGCCTGAG TGGCAGTGGTcctgcatatatatatttggcgATAGAGGCTTTGGCAGATGGAGGAGTTGCTGCAGGTCTACCTCGAGAACTTGCATTGGGTCTAGCATCTCAAact GTATTTGGAGCAGCATCTATGGCTTGTCATACTGGGAAGCATCCAGGTCAGCTAAAAGATGATGTAACATCACCTGGTGGAACTACCATTGCCGGGGTTCATGAGCTGGAGAAGGGTGGATTCCGTGGAATATTGATGAATGCGGTCGTTGCTGCTGCCAAGCGCAGCCAAGAATTTTCGAAGAGCTAG
- the LOC126599012 gene encoding uncharacterized protein LOC126599012, translating into MDRYFKRKSTEDNISPSTTDIPESSNENNIESILENLPRDLGLRLRISEYDPNIRDQVRRAYLQRELVQPRTHQFPYTSFAGVQRRFNPKWFDDFPTWLEYSISKNVVFCRSCYLFKLEIPDQASNDNFTSKGFHNWKKKCRLRVHVGGPNSAHNQALLHCEALMNQNQHIQTIVHKQLDQARIDYRTRLNASLDCIRFLLQQGFVFRGHDESEDSSNKGNFLELLKFLADHDEGIKDVVFKNAPENLKLTSPDIQKDLVYAAACETTNAIIFDIGDDAFFSVLVDESRDISVKEQMAIVLRYVNTNGQVVERFVGIKHVPNTTAISLKEAIDQLFSINGLSISRLRGQGYDGASNMQARGRSRRRVEKLTNLHHYRVDLFIDVIDKQLQELNNRFNKTSTELLLCDFSDMELTLLEDELKNYIFDMRLHNEFSALKGINNLAQKLVETKRDRQYPLMYLLVKLALILPIATASVKRAFSVMKIVKNPHRNRMGDQWLNDSLVVYIEKDVYDSISNDVVIRRFQNMRTRRGQL; encoded by the exons ATGGATAGGTATTTTAAGAGAAAATCAACCGAAGATAACATCTCACCCTCTACAACGGATATTCCTGAAAGTTCAAATGAAAATAACATAGAAAGTATACTGGAAAATCTTCCAAGAGATCTTGGGCTTCGACTCCGGATATCAGAATATGATCCAAATATTAGAGATCAGGTTCGAAGAGCTTATTTACAAAGGGAATTGGTTCAACCTCGAACCCATCAATTTCCATATACTTCATTTGCAGGAGTACAACGCCGTTTCAATCCGAAATGGTTCGATGACTTTCCTACTTGGTTGGAGTATAGCATATccaaaaatgttgttttttgTCGAAGTTGTTATCTCTTCAAGCTAGAGATTCCAGACCAAGCAAGTAATGACAATTTTACTAGTAAAGGttttcataattggaagaaaaaatgtCGACTTCGAGTTCATGTTGGAGGCCCTAATAGTGCTCACAACCAAGCTTTACTTCATTGTGAAGCTTTAATGAATCAGAATCAACATATTCAAACAATTGTTCACAAGCAGTTGGATCAAGCACGTATTGATTATCGCACTCGTTTGAATGCATCACTTGATTGCATTCGCTTTTTATTGCAACAAGGTTTTGTTTTTCGCGGTCATGATGAAAGTGAAGATTCAAGCAATAAGGGTAATTTTCTTGAGCTTTTGAAGTTTCTCGCAGATCATGATGAGGGTATTAAAGATGTGGTGTTTAAAAATGCTCCTGAAAATCTCAAGTTAACATCACCTGATATTCAAAAAGATCTTGTGTATGCAGCAGCATGTGAAACCACTAATGCTATCATATTTGATATTGGTGATGAtgctttcttttctgttttggttgatgaatcgcgTGATATATCAGTCAAGGAGCAAATGGCAATTGTACTTCGCTATGTGAATACCAACGGACAAGTAGTTGAAAGATTTGTGGGCATAAAGCATGTTCCTAATACCACTGCTATTTCACTTAAAGAGGCAATTGATCAATTATTCTCTATAAACGGATTAAGCATATCTAGATTGCGTGGACAAGGTTATGATGGGGCTAGCAATATGCAAG CTCGAGGGAGGTCACGACGTAGAGTTGAAAAATTGACAAACCTTCATCACTACCGTGTTGATCTCTTTATTGATGTTATTGATAAGCAACTTCAAGAGTTGAACAATCGTTTTAATAAGACAAGTACAGAGTTGCTTCTTTGT GATTTTTCTGATATGGAGCTCACACTTCTTGAAGATGAACTGAAGAATTATATATTTGATATGCGTTTGCATAATGAATTTTCTGCGTTGAAAGGAATTAATAACCTTGCACAGAAGTTGGTGGAGACAAAGAGGGATAGACAGTATCCCCTGATGTACTTGCTAGTGAAATTAGCATTGATTTTACCTATTGCGACTGCTTCAGTTAAAAGAGCTTTTTCGGTGATGAAAATTGTGAAGAATCCACATCGTAATAGGATGGGTGATCAATGGTTGAATGATAGTTTGGTTGTGTACATTGAGAAAGATGTATATGATTCTATTAGTAATGATGTTGTAATACGACGTTTCCAAAATATGAGAACACGTCGTGGACAATTATGA